A single window of Deinococcus planocerae DNA harbors:
- a CDS encoding site-2 protease family protein, which translates to MLLSLLTTSPVAFVIVAAALVLSLTVHEFAHAYTADRLGDPTPRRFGRVTLNPGKHLDPFGTLLLLIAGFGFAKPVPINPRNLGRWGTLWVSAAGPISNLLIALLMGLLLRFLPPSQFTVAVLSTVLSVNIVLAVFNLIPIPLLDGSRIIGALIPSLGRSLAQFEAQPFSFVIVMLFIFIAQGPIGSIIRSVQGWVFGIVGLR; encoded by the coding sequence ATGCTGCTCAGCCTCCTGACCACGAGCCCGGTCGCGTTCGTCATCGTCGCGGCGGCGCTCGTGCTGTCCCTGACCGTCCACGAGTTCGCCCACGCCTACACCGCCGACCGTCTCGGCGACCCCACGCCCCGGCGCTTCGGGCGCGTGACCCTCAACCCCGGCAAGCACCTCGACCCCTTCGGCACCCTGCTCCTGTTGATCGCGGGCTTCGGCTTCGCCAAGCCGGTGCCCATCAACCCGCGCAACCTGGGACGCTGGGGCACCCTGTGGGTGTCGGCGGCGGGGCCCATCAGCAATCTCCTGATCGCCCTCCTGATGGGCCTGCTCCTGCGCTTCTTGCCGCCCAGCCAGTTCACCGTCGCGGTGCTCTCGACCGTCCTGAGCGTGAACATCGTGCTCGCCGTCTTCAACCTGATTCCCATCCCGCTGCTCGACGGCAGCCGCATCATCGGGGCGCTCATTCCCTCGCTGGGCCGCAGCCTCGCCCAGTTCGAGGCCCAGCCCTTCAGCTTCGTGATCGTGATGCTCTTCATCTTTATCGCGCAGGGGCCGATTGGAAGCATCATCCGCTCGGTGCAGGGGTGGGTTTTCGGCATCGTCGGGCTGCGCTGA
- the trhA gene encoding PAQR family membrane homeostasis protein TrhA, whose amino-acid sequence MKRLLTAPREPVNALTHWGGAVAALTVLGPLLWWAQARGLAVWPFVVFGLSMVGLYAASASYHSFRPGERGLLWLRKLDHAGIFLLIAGSYTPVVYYGLEGVWRGGVLGVIWGIAVTGIVLKLVTMRLPRWVSTVLYLGMGWIALGLLPQLARNLPPAALVWLAVGGVLYSIGAVIYGTRRWNPRPGFGFHEIWHLFVLGGTGAHVVMMFHLR is encoded by the coding sequence GTGAAGCGACTCCTCACCGCTCCCCGCGAGCCCGTCAACGCCCTCACCCACTGGGGCGGGGCGGTCGCGGCATTGACCGTGTTGGGGCCGCTGCTGTGGTGGGCGCAGGCGCGCGGCCTGGCTGTTTGGCCCTTCGTCGTCTTCGGGCTGAGCATGGTGGGGCTCTACGCCGCTTCCGCCAGTTACCACTCCTTCCGGCCCGGCGAGCGGGGGCTCCTGTGGTTGCGCAAGCTCGACCACGCGGGCATCTTTCTCCTGATCGCGGGGAGCTACACCCCGGTCGTCTACTACGGCCTGGAGGGCGTGTGGCGGGGCGGGGTGCTCGGCGTGATCTGGGGTATCGCCGTCACGGGCATCGTCCTCAAGCTCGTCACCATGCGTTTGCCGCGCTGGGTGAGCACAGTGCTCTACCTGGGGATGGGCTGGATCGCCCTCGGGCTGCTGCCGCAGCTCGCGCGCAACCTGCCGCCCGCCGCGCTCGTCTGGCTGGCGGTGGGGGGGGTGCTCTACTCCATCGGGGCCGTGATCTACGGGACACGGCGCTGGAATCCCCGTCCGGGTTTCGGGTTCCACGAGATCTGGCACCTGTTCGTGCTGGGCGGCACGGGGGCACACGTGGTGATGATGTTCCACCTGCGGTGA